Proteins encoded within one genomic window of uncultured Desulfobacter sp.:
- a CDS encoding ABC transporter permease has product MPGFIVKKTAGMILVLFGATFLTYAMILLAPGDAAREIAVARYGGESQLDQSTVEWIRQKEGLDQPFLVQYGRWLSHVVKLDFGYSLVEEAKVGKLISTRFAKTFELAAVAILIALAVSLPLGTIAGVRQGSWLDSASISLSILGLSIPNFWFGLLLITFFSVHVHWLPSFGTGTWQHLIMPALTLGTSITAYIARLLRLSVIQSLASDPVLALRARGTDSFKILSKHVIKNALPPLVTIVGLELGLILEGAVITEVVFSWPGLGSLMVDAISNRDYPLIQGVVLFTGAMFVLINFGVDLICSLLDPRMGLK; this is encoded by the coding sequence ATGCCCGGCTTCATCGTAAAAAAAACCGCAGGTATGATTCTGGTGCTATTCGGAGCTACATTTCTAACCTATGCCATGATTCTTCTGGCACCGGGAGATGCGGCAAGAGAAATAGCCGTGGCCCGGTACGGCGGAGAATCACAGTTGGACCAGTCCACTGTGGAGTGGATCAGACAAAAAGAGGGCCTTGACCAGCCGTTTTTAGTCCAATACGGCAGATGGCTGTCCCATGTAGTGAAGCTTGATTTCGGCTACTCTCTGGTGGAGGAAGCAAAGGTGGGCAAGCTGATCAGCACACGGTTTGCCAAAACATTTGAGCTGGCGGCTGTGGCCATTCTCATTGCCCTGGCCGTATCCCTGCCCCTGGGAACCATTGCAGGCGTAAGACAGGGATCATGGCTGGATTCGGCGTCGATATCCTTATCCATATTGGGCCTTTCCATCCCCAATTTCTGGTTTGGCCTCCTGTTGATCACTTTTTTCAGTGTTCATGTTCACTGGTTGCCCAGTTTCGGCACCGGCACCTGGCAGCACCTGATTATGCCGGCACTAACCCTGGGCACATCCATTACGGCGTATATTGCACGGCTATTACGACTGTCCGTAATCCAGAGCCTGGCATCCGACCCTGTCCTGGCCTTGCGTGCCAGGGGAACGGACTCGTTTAAGATTTTATCAAAACATGTCATCAAAAACGCGCTGCCCCCCCTGGTCACCATTGTGGGCCTGGAATTAGGCCTGATCCTTGAAGGCGCGGTAATTACGGAAGTGGTCTTTTCATGGCCGGGACTCGGCAGTTTGATGGTGGATGCCATCAGCAACAGGGACTACCCGTTGATCCAGGGGGTGGTCTTATTCACCGGGGCGATGTTTGTCTTGATCAATTTCGGTGTGGATCTGATCTGCAGTCTTTTGGATCCAAGGATGGGTCTGAAATGA
- a CDS encoding ABC transporter substrate-binding protein, which yields MTMVFSSSAFCKRETVIKIGINAPLTGDIPKVGEGSKYAAQMWLSDIEKVGGLEVGGQKYKVELVVEDNESKAESAVKANTKMISQDDVLAIVGPQSSKQAVPAGEVANKYKTVMISPWSTNPDTTMNRPYVFRGCFLDPFQGPVVANFITDEFGFTKAAVLYDVASDYPKGLAEVFKDAWEKKHGEGSVVAFESFTTKDTDFSSQLTTIIKSGAQVLFTPQYYNEVPLIVKQAQELGWKGPIVGSDSWGSAETVELCGEACYGQFFSSHYAAAGAQGATKAFIDRYNKTYGYIPDDVAALTWDALRLAQQAIENTGKLTGRIDQDRQAVRDALAKIKNFEGITGNMTFTEEGDPVKCAVIVKINDKGEYEFYKSVCP from the coding sequence ATGACCATGGTTTTTTCTTCATCTGCGTTTTGCAAAAGAGAGACCGTCATCAAAATCGGCATCAATGCGCCATTGACCGGTGACATTCCAAAGGTTGGTGAAGGCTCAAAATATGCTGCGCAAATGTGGCTGTCAGACATTGAAAAGGTCGGCGGACTTGAAGTCGGCGGCCAGAAGTACAAGGTTGAACTGGTTGTTGAAGATAATGAATCCAAAGCGGAATCCGCGGTAAAAGCCAACACCAAAATGATCAGCCAGGATGACGTTCTGGCCATTGTCGGCCCCCAGTCTTCCAAACAGGCTGTACCGGCCGGTGAAGTGGCCAACAAATACAAAACCGTCATGATCAGCCCCTGGTCCACCAACCCCGACACCACCATGAACCGCCCTTATGTATTCCGTGGTTGTTTCCTCGATCCCTTTCAGGGTCCTGTTGTGGCCAATTTTATTACCGATGAGTTCGGGTTCACCAAGGCCGCCGTCCTTTATGATGTGGCCTCCGACTATCCAAAAGGGCTTGCCGAAGTGTTCAAGGATGCGTGGGAAAAGAAACACGGTGAAGGCTCAGTTGTTGCCTTTGAAAGCTTCACCACCAAAGATACTGATTTTTCTTCCCAGCTGACCACAATTATCAAGTCAGGTGCCCAGGTGCTGTTTACCCCCCAGTACTACAACGAAGTGCCCCTGATTGTTAAACAAGCTCAAGAGCTTGGATGGAAAGGACCTATTGTGGGTTCCGACTCCTGGGGATCTGCCGAAACTGTTGAGCTGTGCGGCGAAGCCTGCTACGGCCAGTTTTTCTCTTCCCATTACGCAGCTGCCGGCGCCCAGGGCGCAACCAAGGCATTCATTGACCGCTACAATAAAACATACGGTTATATCCCCGATGATGTGGCAGCGCTGACCTGGGATGCCCTTCGTCTGGCCCAGCAGGCCATTGAGAATACCGGCAAATTGACCGGTAGAATTGACCAGGATCGCCAGGCTGTCCGGGATGCTCTGGCTAAAATTAAGAATTTTGAAGGTATCACCGGTAACATGACCTTCACCGAAGAGGGTGACCCGGTCAAATGTGCGGTGATCGTAAAAATAAACGACAAAGGTGAATACGAGTTCTACAAATCCGTATGCCCCTAA
- a CDS encoding class I SAM-dependent methyltransferase produces the protein MAACGMDLLKKRIETYWNWRSSSYELDQAKSIETVNDWESTINALVSHVKGNDLRALDVGTGPGQLAFYLAGAGFKTTGIDISPGMVSRAEKKALQDDLSCDFQTGDAEHLPFADNTFDVVVTRNLVWTLPDPQAAIREWHRVLKPEGRIIISDGYWQNITWPRIHRLIIKGFKSFLKTGSFISCRFFSHYAGLIKRLPFYEGVTHHDAGKLMHKAGFKDVLSWDIARHFKTNPYGAGKLAAPVFFIVYGNK, from the coding sequence ATGGCAGCCTGCGGCATGGACCTGCTAAAAAAACGTATTGAAACATACTGGAACTGGAGAAGTTCCAGTTACGAACTGGATCAGGCAAAATCCATTGAAACGGTAAACGACTGGGAATCCACCATCAACGCCTTGGTCTCCCATGTAAAAGGAAATGACCTGCGGGCCCTTGATGTGGGTACAGGCCCGGGGCAGCTCGCGTTCTATCTGGCCGGAGCCGGGTTCAAGACAACCGGCATAGACATATCACCGGGCATGGTTTCCCGGGCAGAAAAAAAAGCGCTGCAGGATGACCTTTCCTGCGATTTCCAGACAGGAGATGCCGAACATCTTCCCTTTGCAGACAATACCTTTGATGTGGTGGTGACCCGGAACCTTGTCTGGACCCTCCCCGATCCCCAAGCCGCTATCCGGGAATGGCACAGGGTGCTTAAACCCGAAGGCCGCATCATCATATCAGACGGATACTGGCAGAATATCACCTGGCCACGCATCCACAGGCTGATTATCAAAGGATTCAAAAGTTTTTTAAAAACCGGTAGTTTTATTTCCTGCCGGTTTTTTTCCCACTATGCCGGATTGATCAAGCGCCTGCCCTTCTATGAAGGCGTAACCCATCATGATGCCGGCAAACTTATGCACAAAGCCGGGTTCAAGGATGTCCTTTCCTGGGACATTGCCCGACATTTCAAAACAAACCCATACGGTGCGGGCAAGCTTGCTGCACCGGTGTTTTTTATCGTCTATGGAAACAAATGA
- a CDS encoding branched-chain amino acid ABC transporter permease: MKIVQSIKKFLSNIPMAGWLLGMLAAVLIEYFWGYDYISYYLGLPKIPVLFGAIIMLKDPLMIPGALAYDIVVYVLPVCIVGKVSAFFTNPLAGAMEKLPLWISVLIHLCCFYAILSLWAGINDYRVLVVKLTLISIILTISINVINGYQGEFSCSHPGFMAVGAYVSSVITLFLFANDKIFGAAVLPATLGPWLFPVALIIGGIAASLASLLVAIPSFRTRGDYLAIISLAFMFIVKSAVENLNVIGGARGMGGQPDLAPLPVIFIWTMLCIWVIHNFVTSIMGKALNAVRDDEAASESMTVKTRKTKMTAFMFGAFWAGVAGGLFAHVLAYINPGMFSINRLAEILAMVYFGGLNSIVGSIVGAVSINILGEALRPLELFKWIIIPLILIFVMIFRPYGLISFREFNAGKLLAAKRNK, translated from the coding sequence ATGAAGATTGTACAATCAATAAAAAAATTCCTATCGAACATACCCATGGCCGGCTGGCTTTTAGGAATGCTGGCTGCCGTGTTGATCGAGTATTTTTGGGGATACGACTATATTTCCTACTACCTGGGCCTGCCCAAGATTCCGGTGCTGTTCGGCGCCATTATCATGCTCAAGGATCCACTTATGATTCCTGGCGCCCTGGCCTATGACATAGTTGTCTATGTCCTGCCGGTCTGCATTGTGGGAAAGGTTTCCGCGTTTTTTACCAACCCGCTGGCAGGTGCCATGGAGAAGCTGCCGTTATGGATCTCCGTACTGATCCATTTGTGCTGTTTTTACGCGATCTTGTCCCTTTGGGCCGGCATCAACGATTATCGTGTGCTTGTGGTGAAACTGACGCTGATATCCATTATTTTGACCATCAGCATCAACGTCATCAACGGCTACCAGGGTGAGTTTTCATGCTCACACCCGGGGTTTATGGCGGTGGGGGCTTATGTGTCGTCGGTGATTACCCTGTTTTTATTTGCCAATGACAAGATTTTTGGGGCTGCCGTGCTGCCGGCAACTCTTGGTCCGTGGCTTTTTCCCGTTGCGTTGATTATTGGCGGGATCGCAGCTTCCCTTGCATCGCTTTTGGTGGCCATCCCTTCATTTCGTACCCGGGGGGATTACCTGGCCATCATCTCCTTGGCCTTTATGTTCATCGTAAAAAGTGCGGTGGAAAACCTCAATGTCATCGGCGGTGCCCGGGGCATGGGTGGGCAGCCCGATCTGGCACCGCTTCCTGTGATCTTTATCTGGACCATGCTGTGCATCTGGGTGATTCATAATTTTGTCACCTCCATCATGGGCAAGGCCCTCAATGCCGTGCGCGATGATGAGGCCGCTTCCGAATCCATGACCGTGAAAACCCGGAAAACCAAAATGACCGCCTTTATGTTCGGGGCATTTTGGGCCGGTGTGGCCGGCGGGCTTTTTGCCCATGTGCTGGCCTATATCAATCCCGGCATGTTCAGCATCAACCGGCTGGCCGAAATCCTTGCCATGGTCTATTTCGGCGGCCTGAACTCCATTGTGGGTTCTATTGTGGGTGCCGTTTCCATCAATATTTTAGGCGAAGCCCTGCGGCCCCTGGAACTATTTAAGTGGATCATTATTCCGCTGATACTGATTTTTGTTATGATCTTCAGGCCATACGGCTTGATCTCTTTCAGGGAGTTCAATGCCGGAAAACTGCTTGCGGCCAAAAGGAATAAATAA
- a CDS encoding ABC transporter ATP-binding protein, producing MPCPAGQNILSVKHLMVSVRTQSVDRELLKDVNFTLGLGEIHGLVGESGCGKSIFARTLVRLEAPARIVSGTVFLDNTQVSDLSARAFAPFRGKKISLVLQHPTSAMDPVFTMASQFKDALSILPKSDQSMNRVHQLLKEVGITSPEQRCRQYPHEWSRGMLQRAQLVMALLGNPGIMILDEVTSALDPTIALQILELISRLRQTRDTSFILITHDLAMAAHICDTISVMRHGSILETNDVTTLFNHPKHAYTREFISGISQEALCPNH from the coding sequence ATGCCCTGCCCTGCCGGCCAGAATATTCTCAGCGTCAAGCATCTTATGGTCTCTGTCAGGACACAATCGGTTGACCGCGAACTGTTAAAGGATGTAAATTTTACCCTTGGCCTTGGAGAAATCCACGGCCTTGTGGGGGAATCCGGGTGCGGGAAAAGTATTTTTGCACGCACCCTTGTCCGGCTTGAAGCCCCTGCCCGCATAGTATCCGGCACGGTTTTTCTGGACAACACCCAGGTATCAGATCTGTCGGCCCGTGCATTTGCCCCGTTTCGCGGCAAAAAAATCAGCCTGGTGCTTCAACATCCGACATCGGCCATGGACCCGGTGTTTACCATGGCAAGCCAGTTCAAAGATGCCTTGTCCATTCTGCCCAAAAGCGATCAATCCATGAACCGGGTACATCAACTGCTCAAAGAGGTGGGCATTACGTCCCCCGAACAGCGTTGCCGCCAATACCCCCATGAATGGAGCCGGGGCATGCTCCAGCGGGCCCAGCTGGTCATGGCCCTTCTGGGCAACCCTGGAATCATGATCTTAGATGAAGTCACATCAGCTTTGGACCCCACCATTGCCCTGCAGATTCTGGAACTGATTTCCCGGCTTAGACAAACCCGGGATACGTCTTTTATACTGATTACCCATGACCTTGCCATGGCCGCCCATATCTGCGACACCATTTCGGTCATGCGCCATGGTTCCATCCTTGAAACCAATGATGTGACAACTCTGTTCAATCATCCCAAGCATGCCTATACCAGGGAGTTCATATCCGGCATCAGCCAGGAGGCATTGTGCCCGAACCATTGA
- a CDS encoding TonB-dependent receptor, translating into MRVVKHVLFTVAVTTTLALYSPTWAADDAVQETQDTASVETASEELETMTVIATKTPKAPLDSPASVSVISEDEIDAFSSEHPFKPLFRAEGIYPRQYRGLADYWSRPMIRGSRALVMVDGLNWYDYGQYYHTGSIPMLDIDKIEVVRGPFSALYGTLAQTGVINYVTKIPYDMEAEASFTYGTDNTQFYKARIADRPFMVDGDPENLSWAEKNLGDKFFYSMSFKYRTTDGYETNPTYKTLSSPVTGALDATIPIAANVATDINPQTGDTRYIVGTQGDNWYEDYGAFLKTGYEFNENSKIWYSFNVSQFEYGWSGGKSYLRDANGNRITSGDVYIQDGADYYQTSLSDTTFTATAYQKESYVHTLHYDYSIPNKVDINALVGYSDKETQSHSVASAYTKIEDNDMLQADLSATFHMMDDKFLLTMGTQGVKETATVTKHNLSNASDADSWESVQTRESGESLTWGTFIQAEYTPIESTTLYLGGRYDHWWATDTEYSDINGNHESSDDVDDGQFSPKASVVYRLMENGILRASYGKSFTAPSLYYRIASYSFDNGGQTTYAAGNPDLDPTTNTSWELGTEWEFFNKKVRVKATYFQNDFDDLIVNATRNYVIDGQSVTIKRRVNAESAKVDGIETAVEFILPWDLKGGLHYTHNWSKYTKTEGNGMDGWEVAEVPTDIFNFWLGYFTDAWDASVNLRYSDSVYDDRRDPYSDSVYCDYTDSFVVDAQVTFRPTQKMALTLSVDNLFDEAYYEYYEAPGRTVMATISIAL; encoded by the coding sequence ATGAGAGTTGTAAAACATGTTCTGTTCACCGTTGCCGTCACAACGACGCTTGCGCTGTATTCACCAACCTGGGCGGCCGACGATGCAGTGCAGGAGACCCAGGACACGGCATCGGTTGAGACAGCAAGTGAAGAATTGGAAACCATGACGGTAATTGCCACCAAAACACCCAAGGCCCCATTGGACTCACCGGCGTCCGTTTCTGTAATATCCGAAGATGAGATTGATGCGTTCTCCTCGGAACACCCGTTTAAACCTCTGTTCCGTGCAGAAGGTATTTATCCCCGCCAATACAGAGGCCTGGCCGACTACTGGTCCCGCCCCATGATCCGTGGCAGCAGAGCCCTTGTCATGGTAGACGGACTGAATTGGTATGACTATGGGCAGTATTATCATACCGGATCTATCCCCATGCTGGATATCGATAAAATTGAAGTGGTCCGGGGGCCTTTTTCAGCGCTTTACGGCACCCTTGCCCAGACCGGCGTTATCAACTATGTCACGAAAATCCCCTATGACATGGAGGCGGAAGCCTCCTTTACCTACGGAACAGATAATACCCAATTTTACAAAGCCCGTATAGCAGACCGTCCGTTCATGGTGGACGGTGATCCTGAAAATCTTTCCTGGGCGGAAAAAAATCTTGGGGATAAATTCTTCTATTCCATGAGTTTCAAATACCGGACCACGGATGGATATGAAACCAACCCGACCTATAAAACCCTGTCAAGCCCGGTGACCGGCGCGCTTGATGCCACCATTCCCATTGCAGCAAACGTTGCCACAGATATTAATCCCCAGACCGGTGACACACGCTATATTGTCGGTACCCAGGGAGACAACTGGTACGAAGATTACGGAGCGTTCCTGAAAACCGGATATGAGTTCAACGAAAATTCCAAAATATGGTACAGCTTTAACGTCAGCCAATTTGAGTATGGATGGAGCGGCGGGAAAAGCTACCTGCGGGATGCCAACGGAAATCGCATTACATCGGGCGATGTATACATTCAAGATGGTGCAGACTACTACCAGACCAGTTTAAGTGACACCACCTTCACCGCCACCGCGTATCAAAAAGAGTCCTATGTCCATACCCTGCACTATGACTATTCCATTCCCAATAAGGTGGATATCAACGCCCTTGTGGGGTACAGCGACAAGGAGACCCAGAGCCATTCGGTGGCCAGCGCTTACACCAAGATTGAAGACAACGATATGCTCCAGGCAGACTTGTCAGCCACCTTTCACATGATGGACGACAAGTTCCTTTTGACCATGGGAACCCAAGGAGTAAAAGAGACCGCAACCGTCACCAAACACAACTTGTCAAATGCCAGTGATGCAGACAGCTGGGAATCAGTCCAAACCCGGGAATCCGGTGAAAGTCTGACCTGGGGAACCTTTATCCAGGCCGAATATACGCCGATTGAATCCACCACCTTGTACCTGGGTGGACGGTATGATCACTGGTGGGCTACGGATACGGAATATTCCGACATCAACGGCAACCATGAAAGCAGCGATGACGTGGATGACGGTCAGTTCAGCCCCAAGGCATCCGTAGTGTACCGGCTGATGGAGAACGGTATCCTGCGGGCCTCTTACGGAAAATCATTTACCGCACCCAGCCTGTATTACAGAATCGCCAGCTATTCTTTTGACAACGGCGGCCAGACCACTTATGCGGCCGGGAATCCGGATCTGGACCCCACCACCAACACCTCCTGGGAACTTGGTACCGAGTGGGAATTTTTCAACAAAAAGGTACGGGTCAAAGCCACCTACTTCCAGAATGATTTTGATGACCTCATTGTCAACGCAACAAGAAATTATGTGATAGACGGCCAGTCAGTAACCATTAAAAGACGTGTAAATGCAGAATCTGCAAAGGTTGACGGAATTGAAACCGCTGTTGAATTCATCCTGCCCTGGGACCTGAAAGGCGGCTTGCACTATACCCACAACTGGTCCAAATACACCAAGACCGAAGGCAACGGCATGGACGGATGGGAAGTGGCCGAAGTCCCCACGGATATATTTAACTTCTGGCTGGGATACTTCACAGACGCCTGGGATGCATCCGTTAACTTAAGGTATTCCGACAGTGTGTATGATGACCGGCGCGATCCCTATTCAGATTCCGTCTACTGTGATTACACCGACTCATTTGTTGTGGATGCCCAAGTCACCTTCAGGCCGACTCAAAAAATGGCCTTGACCCTGTCAGTGGACAATCTGTTCGACGAAGCGTACTATGAATACTATGAAGCCCCTGGCCGGACCGTGATGGCCACAATATCAATCGCTTTGTAA
- a CDS encoding ABC transporter substrate-binding protein: MTVLHEKFSPAGPGASTRPGRAVFCLILCLIFCLGTTTVFAAESLTVAKPFGPSDTNLDPAKGSNGWYASEAGITETLFALDFDMKLIPCLARGFDNLSPVSWEIRLRDNVFFHNGLPMTAQAVKTCLERLIDEKSDGFNKRIQGLLDIKAITIKDARTLTIETRHPNAGFIYNLTSPETGIIDLSTDTLAGTGPFQLKAVVPNEKTVVTAFHKYWNGTPKLAQAELYVIKSPVSRMLAFESGKIDIATNFPELDALRLMKQGNGAKVEIIHQPTARLCFFFVRVKDGPLADSNLRNALNYAIDRNQILASVLGGIGAEIGASVFPKVMPWCNTALSTYTYAPEKAAALLDAADAKDLDGDGILEKDGKPLHLKMWTYETRAALKPTLELIKSQLLKVGIDTGIRVTKKGSPINQAMQQGRVHLNLQMWNTAPQGDPDAFLSDVFMTHARSNFMGYANPKLDQLLQAAKTCFDPKERARLYNRAQQIIHDENPVIVLFHKSMVTAMSNRVTGYRIHPAEKYLLTQSIGKE, translated from the coding sequence ATGACTGTTTTACATGAAAAATTTTCCCCTGCCGGACCGGGCGCTTCAACCCGGCCCGGCAGGGCCGTTTTTTGTCTGATTCTTTGTCTGATCTTTTGTCTGGGAACAACCACGGTGTTTGCAGCAGAATCTCTTACCGTTGCCAAACCTTTTGGCCCGTCTGACACCAATCTTGATCCGGCCAAAGGGTCCAACGGATGGTATGCCAGTGAGGCCGGCATTACCGAGACCCTGTTTGCCCTGGACTTTGACATGAAGCTGATTCCCTGCCTGGCCCGGGGATTTGACAATCTTTCTCCTGTATCCTGGGAGATCCGGTTGCGGGATAATGTTTTTTTTCACAATGGTCTGCCCATGACGGCCCAGGCGGTAAAAACCTGCCTTGAACGTCTGATCGATGAAAAAAGCGATGGGTTCAACAAACGCATCCAGGGACTTTTGGACATAAAAGCCATTACCATAAAAGATGCCCGGACCCTGACCATTGAGACCCGTCACCCCAATGCCGGATTTATCTATAATCTAACCTCTCCTGAAACAGGAATCATTGACCTGTCAACCGACACCCTTGCCGGAACAGGACCGTTTCAACTCAAGGCGGTGGTGCCCAACGAAAAAACCGTTGTAACGGCCTTTCACAAGTATTGGAACGGGACACCCAAGCTTGCACAGGCCGAACTCTATGTGATCAAGAGCCCGGTTTCCCGGATGCTGGCCTTTGAATCGGGGAAAATCGACATCGCTACCAATTTTCCGGAACTGGATGCCCTGCGCCTGATGAAACAGGGTAACGGCGCCAAGGTTGAAATCATACACCAGCCAACCGCCAGGCTCTGCTTTTTCTTTGTCAGGGTCAAGGACGGCCCCCTGGCAGATTCCAATCTGCGCAACGCCTTGAATTACGCCATTGACCGCAACCAGATTCTGGCATCCGTGCTTGGCGGTATAGGGGCAGAGATCGGGGCATCGGTTTTTCCCAAAGTCATGCCCTGGTGCAATACCGCACTTTCAACGTATACCTATGCACCTGAAAAAGCAGCCGCCCTGCTGGATGCAGCCGATGCAAAAGACCTTGACGGCGACGGCATCCTGGAAAAAGACGGCAAACCATTACACCTGAAGATGTGGACCTATGAAACCCGGGCGGCCTTAAAACCCACCCTGGAACTGATTAAATCACAATTGTTAAAGGTGGGAATCGACACCGGAATCCGGGTGACAAAAAAAGGTTCTCCCATCAACCAGGCCATGCAGCAAGGCCGGGTTCATCTGAATCTTCAGATGTGGAACACCGCCCCCCAGGGCGATCCGGACGCCTTTTTGTCGGATGTGTTCATGACCCATGCCAGATCCAACTTCATGGGGTATGCCAACCCAAAACTGGATCAGCTGCTCCAGGCAGCCAAAACGTGCTTTGACCCAAAAGAACGTGCCCGCCTGTACAACCGGGCCCAGCAGATCATCCACGATGAAAATCCCGTGATCGTGCTGTTCCATAAGTCCATGGTAACAGCCATGTCCAACCGGGTCACAGGCTACAGGATTCACCCGGCAGAAAAATATCTGTTGACCCAAAGCATCGGCAAAGAATAG
- a CDS encoding ABC transporter ATP-binding protein, whose product MPEPLIRIENFGVAFKSRSGSFGRSFRFWGVRQICLTLVEGDSFCLIGESGSGKSTLALALAGLLPFQEGCIRFKGKKIVKPGDKTHKALIKQTQMVFQDPVQALSPFRTLGQSIEEPLTAKGICRKERAATLAPLIHDTSLTQDLLNQKPFQASGGQNQRVCIARALSTQPNLLILDEPLTALDALIKNRITRLLYQIKKKYPVTCFIITHDMGLVKVMATRVGVIYLGRMLEIAPRQKMLSEPAHPYTRALLSASFTPGIWNGERLVLQGDAPSAMHLPQGCIFHPRCPESARICQAQAPSQTEISPGHTVFCHMYNPASEYNKEKTVCPASS is encoded by the coding sequence GTGCCCGAACCATTGATCCGGATTGAAAATTTCGGGGTGGCCTTTAAAAGCCGATCCGGTTCATTCGGCCGCAGCTTCCGATTCTGGGGTGTCAGGCAAATTTGCCTGACCCTGGTAGAGGGGGATTCATTCTGTCTGATCGGTGAAAGCGGTTCCGGCAAAAGTACATTGGCCCTGGCCCTGGCAGGCCTGCTGCCCTTTCAGGAAGGTTGTATTAGATTCAAAGGTAAAAAAATCGTCAAACCGGGGGACAAAACCCACAAAGCCCTTATAAAACAGACCCAGATGGTATTCCAGGACCCGGTCCAGGCGCTGAGCCCGTTCAGAACCCTGGGCCAATCCATAGAAGAACCCCTGACCGCCAAGGGTATTTGCAGAAAAGAACGTGCCGCGACCCTTGCCCCGCTCATACACGATACCAGCCTGACCCAGGATCTTTTAAATCAAAAACCGTTTCAGGCCTCGGGGGGACAGAACCAACGGGTCTGCATTGCACGCGCCCTGTCCACCCAACCGAATTTGCTCATCCTGGACGAACCGCTCACCGCCCTGGACGCGCTGATCAAAAACCGGATCACCCGGCTATTGTATCAAATCAAAAAAAAATATCCGGTCACCTGTTTTATCATTACCCACGACATGGGCCTGGTCAAGGTCATGGCCACCCGGGTAGGCGTAATTTATCTCGGTCGGATGCTGGAGATCGCGCCCAGGCAAAAAATGCTGTCTGAACCGGCCCATCCCTATACCCGGGCGCTTTTATCCGCCTCTTTCACACCCGGTATATGGAACGGGGAACGTCTGGTGCTCCAAGGCGATGCGCCATCAGCCATGCATCTTCCCCAGGGCTGTATCTTCCATCCCCGGTGCCCGGAATCGGCCCGGATATGTCAAGCCCAAGCACCATCCCAGACAGAAATTTCACCCGGCCACACGGTCTTTTGCCATATGTACAATCCTGCATCTGAATATAATAAGGAAAAAACGGTATGCCCGGCTTCATCGTAA
- a CDS encoding branched-chain amino acid ABC transporter permease gives MESFTDLIQFFIQNFINALQRGSFYAVISIGYSMVYGVLMLFNFAHGDIFMVGTYIGFGIATLFLTLFAGILPGPVVFVATVVVTMFLASWVGVFVEVAGYRPLRQAPRASAAITGLMIGIIFETGILILLGAKRLSFPPLIESVSYNVGGVYFTNIKVMIIIISLLLMLALHTFIQKTKWGMAMRAMSFDFLAVPLMGISINIMAPLTFAIGAGLAAVAGILYGQAYPILDPYMGVLIGWKAFVAAILGGRGSIKGAALAGYLLGFIEIFVATIFPSTLRDLIAYSIILLILTFRPRGFFGMEHSTKLRL, from the coding sequence ATGGAATCGTTTACTGATCTGATACAGTTTTTTATTCAGAACTTTATCAATGCACTCCAGCGAGGAAGTTTTTACGCCGTTATCTCCATTGGGTACTCCATGGTCTACGGTGTTTTGATGCTTTTTAATTTTGCCCACGGTGATATTTTCATGGTGGGCACTTATATCGGTTTTGGTATTGCAACTCTTTTTCTTACGCTGTTTGCAGGTATTTTACCCGGGCCTGTCGTCTTTGTGGCCACCGTTGTGGTGACCATGTTTTTAGCCTCCTGGGTGGGGGTGTTTGTGGAAGTGGCGGGCTACCGGCCTTTGCGCCAGGCGCCCCGTGCCTCTGCCGCCATCACAGGCCTTATGATCGGCATTATTTTTGAAACCGGTATTTTGATTCTTTTAGGGGCCAAGCGCTTAAGCTTTCCGCCGCTCATTGAATCGGTCTCCTACAATGTGGGCGGGGTCTATTTCACCAATATCAAGGTGATGATTATTATCATCAGCCTGTTGCTCATGCTCGCCTTGCATACCTTTATCCAGAAAACCAAATGGGGGATGGCCATGCGCGCCATGTCCTTTGATTTTCTTGCCGTACCTCTCATGGGGATCTCCATTAACATCATGGCACCATTAACCTTTGCCATTGGTGCGGGTCTGGCTGCGGTGGCCGGCATTCTTTACGGCCAGGCATACCCCATCCTTGACCCGTACATGGGAGTGCTGATCGGCTGGAAAGCCTTTGTTGCAGCCATTCTCGGCGGGCGCGGCTCTATAAAAGGGGCCGCTTTGGCAGGTTACCTTCTGGGGTTCATTGAAATCTTTGTCGCCACCATATTTCCGTCCACCCTGAGGGATCTGATTGCCTATTCCATTATCCTTTTGATTCTGACCTTCAGGCCAAGAGGCTTTTTCGGCATGGAGCACAGTACCAAACTGAGACTGTAA